Genomic window (Acidobacteriota bacterium):
ATGCACTGACGGCCAGTTCCCGGACTGAAGGAGGTTTGTCCAGTTGCTCCTTGGCGGTCGCCAGAGCTGCCGCGAATTGACCGAAGTCCCAGTCTTTGAGGTCCGGTGCGGCGAGGTCGCGGGAGACCCCGACCAGGCCGATGACGCTGCCGTCCTTGCCTCGCAGGGGTAGCTTGTGGGTCAGGCACCAGCCCTTGCGGCGGGGCTGGTAGACGTGCAGCTCGAGCCGGCCGAGGAGCTGTCGGCCCGAGCGCAGGACTTCGCGGTCTTGCGCTTCGTAGCTGCGCCCCAGCTCACCGCCGAAGATCTCCGATGGGGTGCGCCCCAGCAGTTGTGACTTGTGCCGTTTGCCGCATCGACGGACCAGGGTCTCGTTGACGCAGATGTACTGGCCGACGTCGTTTTTGATGAAGAACACCGTCTCGGGCATGAGGTCGAACAGGGCTTCGGCGGTGAAGGGCTCCGCTAGTTGCTCGAGAATATGTTCCACGAAGGAGCTGTCCTTGCCAGCCGTCTTGTTCATGGCCGGATTGTGCCAGAAATCAAGTCGAGCGTCGGATCCGGGTCAAGACGGTGGAGTCCTCGGGAACTAGACTTTGGGAAGTTCGGGCGAAGAGCCGTTCTGCCGAATCCCGTCTTTCGTAGGAGGCCGCGATGAGCCGAGGTGCGAAGGTCTTTACCGGCTGTATGCCGGCGTTGATGACGCCCTGCGACGCCCAGGGCGTCGTCGACTTCGAGGCGCTGGCTCGCAAGGGGCGAGAGCTGGTCGATGCCGGCATGAGTGCGGTGGTGTATTGCGGCTCGATGGGTGACTGGCCTTTGCTCGACGACGAGCAGCGCATGCAGGGCGTCGAGCATCTGGTCGCCGCGGGGGTTCCCACGGTGGTCGGGACCGGCGCTCAGAACTCGCGTCGCGCCGTCGCCCTGGCGACCCATGCCGGCGAGGTTGGCGCGGCCGGCTTGATGGTGATTCCGCGAGTGCTCTCCCGCGGCACGTCTCCCGCTGCCCAGCGGGCTCACTTCGCCGGCATTCTGGAAGCGGCGCCGGGGCTTCCCGCCGTCATCTACAACAGCCCTTACTACGGATTCGAGACTCGCGCCGAGCTGTTCTTCGACCTGCGAGAGAAGTACTCGAATCTGGTCGGTTTCAAGGAGTTCGGTGGGGCCCCGTCTCTGAGCTACGCTGCCGAGCACATCACCAGCGGAGACCCGAATCTCATCCTGATGGTGGGGGTCGACACTCAGGTGGTGCATGGCTATGTCCACTGCGGTGCCGGGGGCGCGATCACCGGCATCGGCAACGCGCTGCCGAAGGAGGTGCTGCGTCTGGTCGCACTCTGCGAGCGGGCAGCCGAGGGGGATGCCGAGGCCCTGCGCCTCGCCCAGGAGCTCGACGAAGCCTTGAGTGTCTTGGCGACCTTCGACGAGGGGCCGGACCTGGTGCTTTACTACAAGCACCTGATGGTGCTCGAAGGCTGCCCCGAGTACGAGCATCAGCTCAACTCCGCGGATGCCTTGAGCCCGCAGCAGCGGGCCTTCCTCGAGACGCACTGGCGGCAGTTTCGCCGTTGGTGGGAGCGCTGGCCCGGTGCGGCGGCCTGAGGGGCGAGGCGAGCCATGCGCGTGATCGATTCCCATACCGAAGGCGAGCCGACCCGGGTGATCGTCGAAGGCGGTCCGGCGCTCGGATTCGGCTCCCTCGCCGAGCGCCGAGAGCGCTTCGAGCGCGAGTTCGATCACGTGCGGCGGGCGGTGATTCTCGAGCCGAGAGGCTCGGACGCCTTGGTGGGGGCTCTCCTCTGTCCGCCCACCAACAGCCGCTATGCGACCGGGGCGATCTTCTTCAACAACGAGGGGTACCTCGGTATGTGCGGCCACGCCACCATTGGGGTCGCCGTGACTCTGGCCTATCTGAGTCGCTCTGGGCTGGGGCAGATCGCCATCGAAACGCCGGTCGGTGGGGTTCAGGTCGAGCTCACCGATCCCAACCAGGCGACGGTCGAGAACGTGCCGAGCTACTGCTATCGACGCGAGGTCGTCGTCGAAGTCGAGGGCCTCGGTGAGGTCACCGGTGCGGTGGCCTGGGGCGGCAACTGGTTCTTTCTAGTGAACGGGACGCCTTGCGAGATCGTGCGGCGTCATGAAGGCAGGCTCACCCAGGCGGCGATTCGGATCAAGGCTGCCCTCGAAGAGCGCGGCATCACCGGCCGCGATGGTCAGGTGATCGATCACATCGAGTTCTTCGAACCGCCGCGCTCGGCCGGTGCCGACTCCCGCAACTTCGTCCTCTGCCCCGGAAACGTCTACGATCGCTCGCCCTGCGGCACGGGTACCAGCGCCAAGCTCGCCTGCCTGGCCGAGAGCGGCGAGCTCGCCGCCGGCGAGACCTGGGTCCAGGAGTCGATGATCGGCAGCCGCTTCGTCGCCAGCTACCGGCGCAACGAGGTGGGCGAGATCATCACCCGGGTGACCGGGCGGGCCTACGTTTGCAGCGAGGCGGAGCTCCACTTCCATCCCGACGACCCCTTCGTTCACGGGATCGCTTGACGGTGACCACGCGTAGCGAAAGCGTCGTGGTGGTGGGCGGCGGCATCGTGGGCATCGCCTGCGCTCACTATCTTCAGAGGGCTGGCTACGGGGTGACGGTGATCGATCGCTCCGGCATCGGGCAGGCCTGCTCCCACGGCAACTGCGGCTACATCTGCCCCAGCCACGTGCTGCCCCTCAACGAGCCGGGAGCGCTGCGCGAGGGCCTTGTTTCGCTGGTGAATCCGAGCGCGCCGCTGCGCATTCGGCCTCAGATGCGGCTCAGCCTCTATCGCTGGCTGCTGCAGTTCGCGCGTCGCTGTACGCACCGGCAAATGCTCGAGGCTGGTCGCTGCCTGCTGCCGATTCTGGAGTCGTCCATGGACGAGTACCGAAAGCTCTTTACTGAGCTGCCGGCGGCGGGGGAGTGGAAGGAGAACGGCCTCGCCTATGTCTTCCAGGAAGAGGCTGCCTTCGAGGCCTTTGCCCGCACCGATCGCCTACTTTCCGAGACCTATGGCGTCACGGCGCAGCGAGTGGAGGGTGACGATTTGAGCGCCTTCGATCCCGCCCTCAAGCCGGGGTTGGCGGGCGCCTACTTCTATGACGACGACGGCTCCGTACGGCCGGATCGACTGGTGCGCGATTGGTCTGGGCACCTGTCCCGAAGTGGCGTCGAGCTGATCGAGGACTGTCGCCTCGAAGGGGTTTCCAGGTCGGGTGGCGCGATCGTCTCTCTCTCGACCTCCCGTGGAGACATGACTGCCGACCACTTCGTGTTTGCCCTCGGCTCGTGGTCCAGCAAGTGGTCCAGCGAGCTGCGCTGCGCGCTGCCGGTCGAGCCCGGCAAGGGATACTCCGTCACCATGAGTCGGCCGCAGGTCTGCCCGCGACACCCGATGCTCTTCCCCGAGCAACGCATCGGCGTGACGCCCTTCGACCATGGCTTTCGAATCGGCTCGATGATGGAGTTCGTCGGTTGGGACACGAGCATTCCCGAGCGCCGTATCGAGCAGCTCCAGGAGTCGGCGCGCCCGTACCTCGTTCATCCGGTGGGCGAGGAGGTACGCGAAACCTGGTACGGCTGGCGGCCGATGACCTGGGACAGCCTGCCGATCATCGGGCGAGCGCCGCGTCTCGACAATGCCTTTCTGGCCACCGGCCACAACATGCTCGGCCTCACCATGGCGGCGGCGACCGGGCGGTTGATCGCCGAGCTGGTCGCGGAGCAGCCGACGCACATCGATATCGAAGCGTTCTCACCGCAGCGCTTCTGAAACGCTCACCAACTCATGGATCGAAAACGATGACCAAGCCGACGGGAAAGCACCTGATTGCAGGAGAGTGGGTCGATGGCACCGGCACCTTCTACTCGACGCCCGCCACCGGGGAGCCCTTCGCGTTCTCGAACGGTACGGCCGACCTCGCCGACCGCGCAGCGCGGGCGGCGGCCGAGGCCTTCGTCACCTATGGCCAGAGCTCGCGTCAGCGGCGGGCCGAGCTTCTTGACGCCATCGCGTCACAGCTCGAGAAGAGCGGCGAGGAGATCACTCACCTCGCGCAATGCGAATCCGGACTGCCGGCCGCCCGGCTCCAGGGTGAGCTGGGGCGGACCACTGGACAGCTCCGCCTGTTCGCCGAGCACATCCTGGCCGGTGACTACCTCGAGCGGCAAACCACCGCGGCGTTGCCCGATCGCGCGCCCTTGCCGCGTCCCGAGCTGCGTCTCCTGATGCGGCCCGTGGGACCAGTGGTCGTCTTCGGCGCCTCCAACTTTCCCCTCGCTTTCTCGACCGCCGGTGGCGACACCGCCTCCGCCTTGGCGGCTGGCTGCCCGGTCATCGTCAAAGGGCATCCCGCTCACCCGGCCACCGGCGAAGCGGTCGCCCAGGCGATCCTCGCGGCCCTTCAGGAGACCGGGACGCCCTTGGGAACCTTCGGCTATCTGCTGGATTCCGGGTACCAGGTCGCCCGTACCCTGGTGCAGCACCCGGCGGTCAAGGCGGTCGGATTCACCGGTTCCCTCAAGGCCGGG
Coding sequences:
- a CDS encoding AraC family transcriptional regulator — translated: MNKTAGKDSSFVEHILEQLAEPFTAEALFDLMPETVFFIKNDVGQYICVNETLVRRCGKRHKSQLLGRTPSEIFGGELGRSYEAQDREVLRSGRQLLGRLELHVYQPRRKGWCLTHKLPLRGKDGSVIGLVGVSRDLAAPDLKDWDFGQFAAALATAKEQLDKPPSVRELAVSASLSVYQLDRRMKRIFGLSTGQWLLKTRIEHACQELVDSHRPIAQIALDCGYADQSAFTRQFRRTTGRTPSDFRRWGAP
- a CDS encoding dihydrodipicolinate synthase family protein, with translation MSRGAKVFTGCMPALMTPCDAQGVVDFEALARKGRELVDAGMSAVVYCGSMGDWPLLDDEQRMQGVEHLVAAGVPTVVGTGAQNSRRAVALATHAGEVGAAGLMVIPRVLSRGTSPAAQRAHFAGILEAAPGLPAVIYNSPYYGFETRAELFFDLREKYSNLVGFKEFGGAPSLSYAAEHITSGDPNLILMVGVDTQVVHGYVHCGAGGAITGIGNALPKEVLRLVALCERAAEGDAEALRLAQELDEALSVLATFDEGPDLVLYYKHLMVLEGCPEYEHQLNSADALSPQQRAFLETHWRQFRRWWERWPGAAA
- a CDS encoding proline racemase family protein; the encoded protein is MRVIDSHTEGEPTRVIVEGGPALGFGSLAERRERFEREFDHVRRAVILEPRGSDALVGALLCPPTNSRYATGAIFFNNEGYLGMCGHATIGVAVTLAYLSRSGLGQIAIETPVGGVQVELTDPNQATVENVPSYCYRREVVVEVEGLGEVTGAVAWGGNWFFLVNGTPCEIVRRHEGRLTQAAIRIKAALEERGITGRDGQVIDHIEFFEPPRSAGADSRNFVLCPGNVYDRSPCGTGTSAKLACLAESGELAAGETWVQESMIGSRFVASYRRNEVGEIITRVTGRAYVCSEAELHFHPDDPFVHGIA
- a CDS encoding FAD-dependent oxidoreductase — protein: MTTRSESVVVVGGGIVGIACAHYLQRAGYGVTVIDRSGIGQACSHGNCGYICPSHVLPLNEPGALREGLVSLVNPSAPLRIRPQMRLSLYRWLLQFARRCTHRQMLEAGRCLLPILESSMDEYRKLFTELPAAGEWKENGLAYVFQEEAAFEAFARTDRLLSETYGVTAQRVEGDDLSAFDPALKPGLAGAYFYDDDGSVRPDRLVRDWSGHLSRSGVELIEDCRLEGVSRSGGAIVSLSTSRGDMTADHFVFALGSWSSKWSSELRCALPVEPGKGYSVTMSRPQVCPRHPMLFPEQRIGVTPFDHGFRIGSMMEFVGWDTSIPERRIEQLQESARPYLVHPVGEEVRETWYGWRPMTWDSLPIIGRAPRLDNAFLATGHNMLGLTMAAATGRLIAELVAEQPTHIDIEAFSPQRF